The following proteins come from a genomic window of Lolium rigidum isolate FL_2022 chromosome 5, APGP_CSIRO_Lrig_0.1, whole genome shotgun sequence:
- the LOC124654650 gene encoding uncharacterized protein LOC124654650: MARIRLAVQLGPMYWVHELTDWVYMLMGSTRYRERDFWSWLGVVGDPIQNNDDTCSICATLVCLEARHRLDFERRYGFNKFPFYITAAAVADLKNQCAVRGVWTPLYGAHEEGVLRVIQAMGGAAVANRFGWKPCKLQVKSWECHSNRDHNGQAMRQSEIAKLIHTKGPLLGTILVHTKSYYAPGWEDRVYRGKPRGTKGNGHLVVCTSYRYHPTGRVGSPTELHIEVVDNHARTGPVRWILAIAFTRFFVVHVEPLNAREVRPSLWRRLLNTILRIFRLAGHY, encoded by the exons ATGGCGCGGATCAGGCTTGCAGTTCAACTCGGGCCGATGTATTGGGTACATGAACTTACTGACTGGGTCTACATGTTGATGGGATCCACAAGGTATCGTGAGAGGGACTTCTGGTCCTGGCTTGGAGTGGTGGGCGACCCTATCCAGAACAATGATG ATACCTGTTCGATATGCGCAACGCTGGTCTGCCTCGAGGCCCGGCATCGCTTGGACTTTGAGAGGCGATACGGCTTCAACAAATTTCCCTTCTATATCACGGCAGCAGCGGTCGCGGACTTGAAGAATCAATGCGCGGTGCGTGGTGTGTGGACACCTCTATATGGTGCTCATGAGGAGGGGGTGCTGAGGGTGATCCAGGCGATGGGAGGGGCTGCAGTGGCCAACAGGTTCGGTTGGAAGCCCTGCAAACTTCAGGTGAAGAGTTGGGAGTGCCACTCGAACCGGGACCACAATGGCCAGGCAATGCGGCAGTCCGAGATTGCAAAGTTGATCCACACGAAGGGACCACTTTTAGGTACAATTCTAGTGCATACTAAGAGCTATTATGCCCCAGGCTGGGAGGATCGAGTTTATCGTGGAAAACCAAGAGGAACAAAGGGTAACGGTCACTTGGTGGTATGTACCTCATACCGCTACCACCCGACTGGCCGGGTGGGCAGCCCGACCGAGCTCCACATTGAGGTGGTCGATAACCACGCCCGGACCGGACCGGTGAGGTGGATTCTCGCCATTGCCTTCACCAGGTTTTTCGTGGTTCACGTGGAGCCACTGAATGCTAGAGAGGTCCGGCCCAGCCTGTGGCGCCGTCTCCTGAACACTATTCTTAGGATCTTTCGGCTGGCAGGGCATTACTGA